A single region of the Salvia splendens isolate huo1 chromosome 18, SspV2, whole genome shotgun sequence genome encodes:
- the LOC121777104 gene encoding protein NETWORKED 1A-like isoform X2: MANVSHSESRRLYSWWWDSHNTPKNSKWLQQNITDMDGKVKCMIKLIEEDADSFARRAEMYYKRRPELMKLVEEFYRAYHALAERYNHTMGELRHAHRTIAAAFPDEVPFELVDEGDVDRMLEHTHVSSPSDQEDSDGVMKKRGLKQLQDMCGLKETPPRDSCSAERSHDSVDEIHSETARAGRAEIEVPVLKKALADMEVEKEGILLQYQLCLKKLDEIEGQLRHAQMVSTRFSEKADSAETKVETLKEALTQLESEKIAETVKNEEYFEKISHLEAMASRLQEDMMGLDNRTFSAESEAQTLKDEVSRLELENEAAVCRYEQCLGKISELENIISTKEDEARMIKKQAETAKSEALKLRKAVADLNKEKEASALQYKHCLEMISKHERDICSAKDEVECLNREVLIGTSKLRTTREKCTLLDMSNQALRVEADDLEKKIAKKDQELSSKQEELEKLQCGLHDESVRHAQVEETLEALQNLHSQSKDGQRALASELKDMLRMLEDVETSKRGLEEELQQVRDENHDLSRTSFSSATSMVNMQNEIHSLKEIRERLEKEVLHHMGVSTSLQHEISCLAGEIERLNKSYQALVEQVEAAGLDPKCLGNSMKSLQDENSRFKAMHEEDSSEKEILLRKLESMDEVLKKKVEAEKSLSDLNCELESSREKVKELQESCLLLHGDKATLAAEKAFHLSQLQVITESMNSLVGQNAVLENSLSAAKVELKGLKEKSKGLEEICDMLKNERSYLLSERDRLVLKLENVERTHESLENKFRQLGEKYADLEKENDAMHFQVEKLKVSFGEEKQERIGSQQLSETRMAGLETEIHHLREENKWKTKESEEELEKAMKAQFEISIFQKFIQDMEKKNYALIIECQKHVDASKLTEKVISELESESLEQQVEAEHLLDEIGRLRLSIYQIFTALGSSPDCAPEDNGETEQNLVHQILENIKDMKFTISKNEDEKQQIFVENSVLEALLEQLQSKGAVIELQKQHLEQEAEIMAKKLAIVNNEREELIEMNMQLKSDASKGSQAALVLQAALANLCVRLGDLQAAYNALHEAHSRATQENACLLKKFSDMTEEKCQVEQHNDDILLELLATANQSALLKSFVEEKTVELRSLLKDLNIQHEVNSCLVRDMSELGGKLDLQKAENRVLKDTVCSLESEIQEIRECNVQMKQEIASNSESLIQTKIELFDTGMQLEATEKINSTLFVTVAELKFDVHRSQQAREDLEENVAVLAESNSTQMKEIQSLHKVNKNLEYEIGLLHQEIEENVVREQTLSIELQGMNNEFELREAETAALCLDLQASSVQEVLLKDKVQELTGVCRNLEHKNTAKMSEIEEMKQKVCLMESEINGLKSQLSAYDPVIASLRDDVTLIEHNVLLRSNYKAAHSQETEEFARHRSEAMSQTPLDLEDQSLLSLQNLQMRVKVVGKLMEDTKKPVLRRRSSSKSKQEPVIDEGFRLKMLPSSGRDKHKRSSKKACQSEQKAKAKASEAQISMLMKDIPLDQASDSSMRNTSNGSDNMMLELRETVEDGTRHQRRPKGWDRAHDQLLPLTDSDMEKELAMDKLELSSRITEPNQELNDKIILERLASDTEKLESIQAVLHDLRRKLEANKKSRKAKNVDFGDVKEQLQEAEDTLVQLADLNVQLVKNIVECPPEEMSSPRLKETMKAWRVKVIEQAEKGSERISMLELAVQKIQFVLSKVEEEGRGSNKFLRSRTVILRDFIHSGRKNSGRRKKGLNCGWFKQSTSGNRS; this comes from the exons ATGGCCAACGTATCTCATTCTGAATCGAGGCGGTTGTATTCATGGTGGTGGGATAGCCACAACACCCCAAAGAACTCAAAATGGCTCCAGCAAAATATCACAG ATATGGATGGTAAGGTGAAGTGTATGATCAAGCTCATCGAAGAAGATGCAGATTCATTTGCTAGACGAGCTGAAATGTACTACAAGAGACGCCCCGAGTTGATGAAACTGGTTGAAGAGTTCTACCGTGCCTACCATGCTTTAGCTGAAAGATATAACCATACAATGGGGGAGCTCCGCCATGCTCATCGAACAATAGCAGCAGCATTTCCCGATGAAGTTCCTTTTGAACTCGTTGACGAGGGCGATGTGGATCGCATGCTTGAGCACACACACGTGAGTTCTCCATCTGATCAGGAGGATTCTGATGGAGTCATGAAGAAAAGGGGTTTAAAGCAATTGCAAGATATGTGTGGACTCAAAGAAACACCACCTCGAGATTCTTGTTCTGCTGAGAGATCTCACGATTCTGTAGATGAGATTCATAGTGAGACTGCTAGAGCAGGAAGAGCTGAAATCGAAGTTCCCGTCTTGAAGAAAGCACTTGCTGATATGGAAGTCGAAAAGGAGGGTATCCTGCTTCAGTATCAGCTATGCCTCAAAAAGCTGGATGAGATAGAGGGGCAGCTGCGTCATGCTCAAATGGTATCAACGAGGTTCAGTGAGAAGGCCGATAGCGCTGAAACCAAAGTTGAAACTTTGAAGGAAGCCCTCACTCAGTTGGAGTCTGAAAAGATTGCAGAAACGGTGAAAAATGAAGAGTATTTTGAGAAGATATCTCATCTCGAGGCTATGGCTTCTCGACTGCAGGAAGATATGATGGGCCTCGACAACAGAACATTTTCAGCGGAGAGTGAAGCACAAACTCTGAAAGATGAAGTGTCAAGATTAGAGCTTGAAAATGAAGCAGCAGTGTGTAGGTACGAGCAATGTCTTGGAAAAATATCGGAATTGGAGAACATAATCTCTACGAAGGAAGACGAGGCGAGAATGATTAAGAAGCAAGCTGAAACGGCTAAAAGTGAAGCCTTGAAACTGAGGAAGGCAGTTGCTGATCTgaacaaggagaaagaagcttcAGCTCTCCAATACAAGCACTGCTTAGAAATGATATCCAAGCACGAGAGAGATATATGTAGCGCAAAAGATGAAGTTGAATGCCTTAACCGTGAAGTCTTGATTGGAACTTCGAAGCTCAGGACTACACGAGAGAAGTGCACTCTGTTAGATATGTCTAACCAAGCGCTGCGAGTTGAAGCTGATGATCTGGAGAAGAAGATTGCAAAGAAAGACCAAGAGCTCTCGAGCAAGCAGGAGGAGCTCGAGAAACTTCAGTGTGGTTTGCATGATGAGAGCGTTCGTCATGCACAGGTTGAGGAAACTCTCGAGGCTCTGCAGAATCTGCACTCGCAGTCAAAAGACGGCCAGAGAGCTCTGGCCTCGGAGCTCAAAGACATGCTTCGGATGCTAGAAGATGTTGAGACAAGCAAACGTGGTTTGGAGGAGGAGCTTCAGCAAGTTAGGGATGAAAATCATGATTTGAGTCGAACTTCATTCTCTTCAGCAACGTCTATGGTGAATATGCAAAATGAGATCCATAGTTTGAAGGAGATTAGGGAGAGGCTAGAAAAGGAAGTATTGCACCATATGGGCGTAAGCACGTCCCTCCAGCATGAGATCTCATGCTTGGCAGGAGAAATCGAGCGCTTGAACAAGAGCTACCAGGCTTTGGTTGAACAAGTGGAAGCAGCAGGTCTCGACCCAAAATGTCTTGGGAATTCGATGAAGAGCTTGCAGGATGAGAACTCGAGGTTTAAAGCGATGCACGAAGAGGATAGCAGTGAGAAGGAGATTCTGTTGAGGAAGTTAGAGAGCATGGACGAAGTTTTGAAGAAGAAAGTGGAAGCCGAGAAGTCCCTCTCAGACTTGAATTGTGAGCTTGAGTCATCACGTGAGAAGGTGAAGGAGCTGCAAGAATCCTGTTTGCTCCTCCATGGAGATAAGGCCACTCTTGCTGCTGAGAAAGCTTTTCATTTATCTCAGTTGCAGGTGATAACTGAGAGCATGAACAGTTTGGTGGGACAAAATGCTGTTCTTGAGAACTCGTTGTCTGCAGCAAAAGTTGAGCTCAAAGGCTTAAAGGAAAAATCGAAGGGATTAGAAGAGATATGTGATATGCTCAAGAATGAAAGGTCATATCTTCTGTCTGAAAGGGACAGGTTGGTTCTTAAGCTGGAAAACGTGGAGAGAACACATGAAAGCCTAGAGAATAAGTTTCGGCAATTGGGAGAGAAATATGCAGACTTAGAGAAAGAGAATGATGCCATGCATTTTCAAGTCGAGAAACTCAAGGTTTCGTTTGGTGAGGAGAAGCAGGAACGAATAGGTTCGCAGCAACTAAGCGAGACGAGGATGGCCGGCCTTGAAACTGAGATTCATCACCTGCGAGAAGAAAACAAATGGAAGACAAAAGAATCAGAGGAGGAACTCGAAAAGGCTATGAAAGCACAGTTTGAAATATCTATCTTTCAGAAATTCATACAAGATATGGAAAAAAAGAATTATGCTCTCATCATCGAGTGCCAAAAACACGTGGATGCATCTAAATTGACAGAGAAAGTGATATCGGAGCTTGAGAGTGAAAGCCTTGAGCAGCAGGTGGAAGCTGAGCACTTGTTGGATGAAATTGGAAGGCTGAGGTTAAGCATATACCAAATTTTCACGGCCCTCGGAAGCAGTCCAGATTGTGCACCTGAGGACAATGGTGAGACTGAGCAAAATTTGGTGCATCAAATTCTTGAAAATATCAAAGATATGAAATTCACCATCTCCAAAAATGAAGACGAAAAACAGCAGATCTTTGTTGAGAACTCGGTTCTGGAGGCCCTCCTTGAGCAGTTGCAGTCCAAGGGCGCGGTGATCGAGTTGCAGAAACAGCATTTAGAGCAGGAGGCGGAAATCATGGCCAAGAAACTTGCCATTGTGAACAATGAAAGGGAAGAACTCATAGAGATGAACATGCAGTTAAAATCAGACGCGAGCAAGGGTTCTCAGGCGGCTTTAGTGCTTCAGGCTGCGCTGGCAAATCTCTGTGTTCGGCTAGGTGATTTGCAAGCGGCTTATAATGCATTACATGAAGCGCACTCTCGAGCGACGCAGGAAAATGCATGTTTACTGAAGAAGTTCTCTGATATGACAGAGGAGAAATGTCAAGTGGAACAGCATAACGATGATATCCTCTTGGAATTATTGGCAACCGCCAACCAATCTGCCTTGTTGAAGagctttgtagaagagaaaacTGTGGAGCTAAGATCGCTACTCAAAGATCTGAACATTCAACACGAGGTGAACAGTTGCCTTGTACGAGACATGAGCGAGTTAGGGGGCAAGCTTGACCTACAGAAGGCCGAAAATCGAGTTCTCAAAGACACTGTGTGCAGCTTGGAGAGTGAGATCCAAGAAATCAGAGAATGCAATGTTCAAATGAAGCAGGAGATAGCAAGTAATTCAGAGAGCTTAATTCAAACCAAGATAGAGCTCTTTGATACAGGAATGCAGCTTGAAGCTACTGAGAAGATTAACTCCACGTTATTCGTGACAGTAGCTGAGCTGAAGTTTGACGTTCATAGGTCTCAGCAAGCAAGGGAAGATCTAGAGGAAAACGTGGCTGTTCTCGCTGAAAGTAATTCCACACAGATGAAGGAAATTCAGAGCCTTCACAAAGTCAACAAAAACTTAGAGTATGAGATTGGCCTACTTCATCAAGAAATCGAGGAAAATGTAGTGAGAGAGCAGACGCTTAGTATAGAGCTCCAAGGAATGAACAATGAGTTCGAACTCCGGGAGGCTGAAACAGCTGCATTGTGTTTAGATCTTCAGGCCTCTTCTGTCCAAGAAGTTCTGTTAAAGGATAAGGTCCAAGAGCTCACTGGGGTGTGCCGGAATCTCGAGCATAAAAATACCGCAAAAATGTCGGAGATTGAAGAGATGAAGCAGAAGGTTTGTCTCATGGAGAGCGAAATCAACGGACTGAAATCCCAACTTTCAGCATATGATCCAGTGATAGCTTCCCTCAGAGATGATGTAACACTCATAGAGCACAATGTACTACTTCGTTCCAACTATAAAGCTGCACACAGCCAAGAGACTGAG GAATTTGCTCGTCATCGTAGTGAAGCCATGTCTCAGACGCCTTTGGATTTGGAAGATCAATCCCTTCTTAGTTTGCAGAATTTGCAGATGAGAGTTAAGGTAGTCGGAAAATTGATGGAAGACACGAAGAAACCTGTCTTACGAAGAAGATCCAGTTCCAAGAGCAAACAAGAACCTGTGATTGATGAAGGTTTCCGCTTGAAGATGCTGCCCAGCTCGGGTAGAGACAAGCATAAACGCAGCAGCAAGAAAGCGTGTCAAAGTGAGCAGAAAGCAAAAGCCAAAGCCTCAGAAGCCCAAATTTCGATGCTAATGAAAGATATTCCTCTTGATCAAGCCTCTGATAGCTCCATGAGGAATACTAGTAACGGCTCTGATAATATGATGCTTGAGCTGAGGGAGACTGTCGAGGATGGAACCAGACATCAGCGCAGACCAAAGGGATGGGATAGAGCTCATGATCAATTACTACCGTTGACTGATTCAGATATGGAGAAAGAGTTGGCCATGGATAAGCTGGAGCTCTCGTCTAGAATCACCGAGCCTAATCAAGAACTGAATGACAAAATCATCCTCGAGAGGCTTGCTTCCGATACTGAGAAGCTGGAAAGTATCCAGGCGGTACTGCACGACTTGAGAAGGAAACTGGAGGCTAACAAGAAGAGTAGGAAGGCCAAGAATGTCGATTTTGGAGACGTTAAGGAGCAACTGCAGGAAGCAGAGGACACATTAGTGCAGCTGGCTGATTTGAATGTTCAGCTAGTGAAGAACATAGTGGAGTGCCCTCCTGAAGAAATGTCCTCTCCAAGGCTGAAGGAGACGATGAAGGCGTGGAGAGTCAAGGTGATCGAGCAGGCTGAAAAGGGGTCCGAGAGGATCAGCATGCTGGAACTAGCGGTGCAGAAGATTCAGTTCGTGCTGTCGAAGGTGGAGGAGGAAGGCAGAGGGAGCAACAAATTCTTGAGGAGCAGAACTGTGATTTTGAGGGACTTCATTCATAGCGGAAGGAAGAACAGCGGGAGGCGAAAGAAGGGGCTGAACTGTGGGTGGTTTAAGCAATCAACTAGTGGAAACAGAAGCTGA
- the LOC121777104 gene encoding protein NETWORKED 1A-like isoform X1, whose translation MANVSHSESRRLYSWWWDSHNTPKNSKWLQQNITDMDGKVKCMIKLIEEDADSFARRAEMYYKRRPELMKLVEEFYRAYHALAERYNHTMGELRHAHRTIAAAFPDEVPFELVDEGDVDRMLEHTHVSSPSDQEDSDGVMKKRGLKQLQDMCGLKETPPRDSCSAERSHDSVDEIHSETARAGRAEIEVPVLKKALADMEVEKEGILLQYQLCLKKLDEIEGQLRHAQMVSTRFSEKADSAETKVETLKEALTQLESEKIAETVKNEEYFEKISHLEAMASRLQEDMMGLDNRTFSAESEAQTLKDEVSRLELENEAAVCRYEQCLGKISELENIISTKEDEARMIKKQAETAKSEALKLRKAVADLNKEKEASALQYKHCLEMISKHERDICSAKDEVECLNREVLIGTSKLRTTREKCTLLDMSNQALRVEADDLEKKIAKKDQELSSKQEELEKLQCGLHDESVRHAQVEETLEALQNLHSQSKDGQRALASELKDMLRMLEDVETSKRGLEEELQQVRDENHDLSRTSFSSATSMVNMQNEIHSLKEIRERLEKEVLHHMGVSTSLQHEISCLAGEIERLNKSYQALVEQVEAAGLDPKCLGNSMKSLQDENSRFKAMHEEDSSEKEILLRKLESMDEVLKKKVEAEKSLSDLNCELESSREKVKELQESCLLLHGDKATLAAEKAFHLSQLQVITESMNSLVGQNAVLENSLSAAKVELKGLKEKSKGLEEICDMLKNERSYLLSERDRLVLKLENVERTHESLENKFRQLGEKYADLEKENDAMHFQVEKLKVSFGEEKQERIGSQQLSETRMAGLETEIHHLREENKWKTKESEEELEKAMKAQFEISIFQKFIQDMEKKNYALIIECQKHVDASKLTEKVISELESESLEQQVEAEHLLDEIGRLRLSIYQIFTALGSSPDCAPEDNGETEQNLVHQILENIKDMKFTISKNEDEKQQIFVENSVLEALLEQLQSKGAVIELQKQHLEQEAEIMAKKLAIVNNEREELIEMNMQLKSDASKGSQAALVLQAALANLCVRLGDLQAAYNALHEAHSRATQENACLLKKFSDMTEEKCQVEQHNDDILLELLATANQSALLKSFVEEKTVELRSLLKDLNIQHEVNSCLVRDMSELGGKLDLQKAENRVLKDTVCSLESEIQEIRECNVQMKQEIASNSESLIQTKIELFDTGMQLEATEKINSTLFVTVAELKFDVHRSQQAREDLEENVAVLAESNSTQMKEIQSLHKVNKNLEYEIGLLHQEIEENVVREQTLSIELQGMNNEFELREAETAALCLDLQASSVQEVLLKDKVQELTGVCRNLEHKNTAKMSEIEEMKQKVCLMESEINGLKSQLSAYDPVIASLRDDVTLIEHNVLLRSNYKAAHSQETEQCQEFARHRSEAMSQTPLDLEDQSLLSLQNLQMRVKVVGKLMEDTKKPVLRRRSSSKSKQEPVIDEGFRLKMLPSSGRDKHKRSSKKACQSEQKAKAKASEAQISMLMKDIPLDQASDSSMRNTSNGSDNMMLELRETVEDGTRHQRRPKGWDRAHDQLLPLTDSDMEKELAMDKLELSSRITEPNQELNDKIILERLASDTEKLESIQAVLHDLRRKLEANKKSRKAKNVDFGDVKEQLQEAEDTLVQLADLNVQLVKNIVECPPEEMSSPRLKETMKAWRVKVIEQAEKGSERISMLELAVQKIQFVLSKVEEEGRGSNKFLRSRTVILRDFIHSGRKNSGRRKKGLNCGWFKQSTSGNRS comes from the exons ATGGCCAACGTATCTCATTCTGAATCGAGGCGGTTGTATTCATGGTGGTGGGATAGCCACAACACCCCAAAGAACTCAAAATGGCTCCAGCAAAATATCACAG ATATGGATGGTAAGGTGAAGTGTATGATCAAGCTCATCGAAGAAGATGCAGATTCATTTGCTAGACGAGCTGAAATGTACTACAAGAGACGCCCCGAGTTGATGAAACTGGTTGAAGAGTTCTACCGTGCCTACCATGCTTTAGCTGAAAGATATAACCATACAATGGGGGAGCTCCGCCATGCTCATCGAACAATAGCAGCAGCATTTCCCGATGAAGTTCCTTTTGAACTCGTTGACGAGGGCGATGTGGATCGCATGCTTGAGCACACACACGTGAGTTCTCCATCTGATCAGGAGGATTCTGATGGAGTCATGAAGAAAAGGGGTTTAAAGCAATTGCAAGATATGTGTGGACTCAAAGAAACACCACCTCGAGATTCTTGTTCTGCTGAGAGATCTCACGATTCTGTAGATGAGATTCATAGTGAGACTGCTAGAGCAGGAAGAGCTGAAATCGAAGTTCCCGTCTTGAAGAAAGCACTTGCTGATATGGAAGTCGAAAAGGAGGGTATCCTGCTTCAGTATCAGCTATGCCTCAAAAAGCTGGATGAGATAGAGGGGCAGCTGCGTCATGCTCAAATGGTATCAACGAGGTTCAGTGAGAAGGCCGATAGCGCTGAAACCAAAGTTGAAACTTTGAAGGAAGCCCTCACTCAGTTGGAGTCTGAAAAGATTGCAGAAACGGTGAAAAATGAAGAGTATTTTGAGAAGATATCTCATCTCGAGGCTATGGCTTCTCGACTGCAGGAAGATATGATGGGCCTCGACAACAGAACATTTTCAGCGGAGAGTGAAGCACAAACTCTGAAAGATGAAGTGTCAAGATTAGAGCTTGAAAATGAAGCAGCAGTGTGTAGGTACGAGCAATGTCTTGGAAAAATATCGGAATTGGAGAACATAATCTCTACGAAGGAAGACGAGGCGAGAATGATTAAGAAGCAAGCTGAAACGGCTAAAAGTGAAGCCTTGAAACTGAGGAAGGCAGTTGCTGATCTgaacaaggagaaagaagcttcAGCTCTCCAATACAAGCACTGCTTAGAAATGATATCCAAGCACGAGAGAGATATATGTAGCGCAAAAGATGAAGTTGAATGCCTTAACCGTGAAGTCTTGATTGGAACTTCGAAGCTCAGGACTACACGAGAGAAGTGCACTCTGTTAGATATGTCTAACCAAGCGCTGCGAGTTGAAGCTGATGATCTGGAGAAGAAGATTGCAAAGAAAGACCAAGAGCTCTCGAGCAAGCAGGAGGAGCTCGAGAAACTTCAGTGTGGTTTGCATGATGAGAGCGTTCGTCATGCACAGGTTGAGGAAACTCTCGAGGCTCTGCAGAATCTGCACTCGCAGTCAAAAGACGGCCAGAGAGCTCTGGCCTCGGAGCTCAAAGACATGCTTCGGATGCTAGAAGATGTTGAGACAAGCAAACGTGGTTTGGAGGAGGAGCTTCAGCAAGTTAGGGATGAAAATCATGATTTGAGTCGAACTTCATTCTCTTCAGCAACGTCTATGGTGAATATGCAAAATGAGATCCATAGTTTGAAGGAGATTAGGGAGAGGCTAGAAAAGGAAGTATTGCACCATATGGGCGTAAGCACGTCCCTCCAGCATGAGATCTCATGCTTGGCAGGAGAAATCGAGCGCTTGAACAAGAGCTACCAGGCTTTGGTTGAACAAGTGGAAGCAGCAGGTCTCGACCCAAAATGTCTTGGGAATTCGATGAAGAGCTTGCAGGATGAGAACTCGAGGTTTAAAGCGATGCACGAAGAGGATAGCAGTGAGAAGGAGATTCTGTTGAGGAAGTTAGAGAGCATGGACGAAGTTTTGAAGAAGAAAGTGGAAGCCGAGAAGTCCCTCTCAGACTTGAATTGTGAGCTTGAGTCATCACGTGAGAAGGTGAAGGAGCTGCAAGAATCCTGTTTGCTCCTCCATGGAGATAAGGCCACTCTTGCTGCTGAGAAAGCTTTTCATTTATCTCAGTTGCAGGTGATAACTGAGAGCATGAACAGTTTGGTGGGACAAAATGCTGTTCTTGAGAACTCGTTGTCTGCAGCAAAAGTTGAGCTCAAAGGCTTAAAGGAAAAATCGAAGGGATTAGAAGAGATATGTGATATGCTCAAGAATGAAAGGTCATATCTTCTGTCTGAAAGGGACAGGTTGGTTCTTAAGCTGGAAAACGTGGAGAGAACACATGAAAGCCTAGAGAATAAGTTTCGGCAATTGGGAGAGAAATATGCAGACTTAGAGAAAGAGAATGATGCCATGCATTTTCAAGTCGAGAAACTCAAGGTTTCGTTTGGTGAGGAGAAGCAGGAACGAATAGGTTCGCAGCAACTAAGCGAGACGAGGATGGCCGGCCTTGAAACTGAGATTCATCACCTGCGAGAAGAAAACAAATGGAAGACAAAAGAATCAGAGGAGGAACTCGAAAAGGCTATGAAAGCACAGTTTGAAATATCTATCTTTCAGAAATTCATACAAGATATGGAAAAAAAGAATTATGCTCTCATCATCGAGTGCCAAAAACACGTGGATGCATCTAAATTGACAGAGAAAGTGATATCGGAGCTTGAGAGTGAAAGCCTTGAGCAGCAGGTGGAAGCTGAGCACTTGTTGGATGAAATTGGAAGGCTGAGGTTAAGCATATACCAAATTTTCACGGCCCTCGGAAGCAGTCCAGATTGTGCACCTGAGGACAATGGTGAGACTGAGCAAAATTTGGTGCATCAAATTCTTGAAAATATCAAAGATATGAAATTCACCATCTCCAAAAATGAAGACGAAAAACAGCAGATCTTTGTTGAGAACTCGGTTCTGGAGGCCCTCCTTGAGCAGTTGCAGTCCAAGGGCGCGGTGATCGAGTTGCAGAAACAGCATTTAGAGCAGGAGGCGGAAATCATGGCCAAGAAACTTGCCATTGTGAACAATGAAAGGGAAGAACTCATAGAGATGAACATGCAGTTAAAATCAGACGCGAGCAAGGGTTCTCAGGCGGCTTTAGTGCTTCAGGCTGCGCTGGCAAATCTCTGTGTTCGGCTAGGTGATTTGCAAGCGGCTTATAATGCATTACATGAAGCGCACTCTCGAGCGACGCAGGAAAATGCATGTTTACTGAAGAAGTTCTCTGATATGACAGAGGAGAAATGTCAAGTGGAACAGCATAACGATGATATCCTCTTGGAATTATTGGCAACCGCCAACCAATCTGCCTTGTTGAAGagctttgtagaagagaaaacTGTGGAGCTAAGATCGCTACTCAAAGATCTGAACATTCAACACGAGGTGAACAGTTGCCTTGTACGAGACATGAGCGAGTTAGGGGGCAAGCTTGACCTACAGAAGGCCGAAAATCGAGTTCTCAAAGACACTGTGTGCAGCTTGGAGAGTGAGATCCAAGAAATCAGAGAATGCAATGTTCAAATGAAGCAGGAGATAGCAAGTAATTCAGAGAGCTTAATTCAAACCAAGATAGAGCTCTTTGATACAGGAATGCAGCTTGAAGCTACTGAGAAGATTAACTCCACGTTATTCGTGACAGTAGCTGAGCTGAAGTTTGACGTTCATAGGTCTCAGCAAGCAAGGGAAGATCTAGAGGAAAACGTGGCTGTTCTCGCTGAAAGTAATTCCACACAGATGAAGGAAATTCAGAGCCTTCACAAAGTCAACAAAAACTTAGAGTATGAGATTGGCCTACTTCATCAAGAAATCGAGGAAAATGTAGTGAGAGAGCAGACGCTTAGTATAGAGCTCCAAGGAATGAACAATGAGTTCGAACTCCGGGAGGCTGAAACAGCTGCATTGTGTTTAGATCTTCAGGCCTCTTCTGTCCAAGAAGTTCTGTTAAAGGATAAGGTCCAAGAGCTCACTGGGGTGTGCCGGAATCTCGAGCATAAAAATACCGCAAAAATGTCGGAGATTGAAGAGATGAAGCAGAAGGTTTGTCTCATGGAGAGCGAAATCAACGGACTGAAATCCCAACTTTCAGCATATGATCCAGTGATAGCTTCCCTCAGAGATGATGTAACACTCATAGAGCACAATGTACTACTTCGTTCCAACTATAAAGCTGCACACAGCCAAGAGACTGAG CAATGTCAGGAATTTGCTCGTCATCGTAGTGAAGCCATGTCTCAGACGCCTTTGGATTTGGAAGATCAATCCCTTCTTAGTTTGCAGAATTTGCAGATGAGAGTTAAGGTAGTCGGAAAATTGATGGAAGACACGAAGAAACCTGTCTTACGAAGAAGATCCAGTTCCAAGAGCAAACAAGAACCTGTGATTGATGAAGGTTTCCGCTTGAAGATGCTGCCCAGCTCGGGTAGAGACAAGCATAAACGCAGCAGCAAGAAAGCGTGTCAAAGTGAGCAGAAAGCAAAAGCCAAAGCCTCAGAAGCCCAAATTTCGATGCTAATGAAAGATATTCCTCTTGATCAAGCCTCTGATAGCTCCATGAGGAATACTAGTAACGGCTCTGATAATATGATGCTTGAGCTGAGGGAGACTGTCGAGGATGGAACCAGACATCAGCGCAGACCAAAGGGATGGGATAGAGCTCATGATCAATTACTACCGTTGACTGATTCAGATATGGAGAAAGAGTTGGCCATGGATAAGCTGGAGCTCTCGTCTAGAATCACCGAGCCTAATCAAGAACTGAATGACAAAATCATCCTCGAGAGGCTTGCTTCCGATACTGAGAAGCTGGAAAGTATCCAGGCGGTACTGCACGACTTGAGAAGGAAACTGGAGGCTAACAAGAAGAGTAGGAAGGCCAAGAATGTCGATTTTGGAGACGTTAAGGAGCAACTGCAGGAAGCAGAGGACACATTAGTGCAGCTGGCTGATTTGAATGTTCAGCTAGTGAAGAACATAGTGGAGTGCCCTCCTGAAGAAATGTCCTCTCCAAGGCTGAAGGAGACGATGAAGGCGTGGAGAGTCAAGGTGATCGAGCAGGCTGAAAAGGGGTCCGAGAGGATCAGCATGCTGGAACTAGCGGTGCAGAAGATTCAGTTCGTGCTGTCGAAGGTGGAGGAGGAAGGCAGAGGGAGCAACAAATTCTTGAGGAGCAGAACTGTGATTTTGAGGGACTTCATTCATAGCGGAAGGAAGAACAGCGGGAGGCGAAAGAAGGGGCTGAACTGTGGGTGGTTTAAGCAATCAACTAGTGGAAACAGAAGCTGA